A stretch of DNA from Bacillus sp. NP157:
GTGGGCGCGCTCGTGCCGCTGGCGGAGAAGGTCTCGGCGTTGCTGGCCAAGGTGCCTGGGCTGGTCGACGTGAAGAGCGGGGCGCAGGTGGCTGGCGATGCGCTGGACGTGCACGTCAACCCGGATGCCGCGCTGGCCGAGGGACTCAGCGTGCAGGCGATCAGCCAGGCGATCGCCGACAGCCTGACCGGCGTGATCGCGACGGAACTTCCCGGTGCGACCAAGGCCGTCGGTGTCCGCGTTGCCGCGCAGGGTGCGCGGAACTGGGGGATCGAAGATCTCGACGCGCTGCCGATCCGGTCACCGGACGGACATCTGTTCCCGCTGTCGCGCGTGGCGACGCTGACGCCGGTGGCTGGCCAACCGCAGATCACCCGGGAAAACCTGCAGGACATGGTGCCGGTCACCGCGCGCATCGAACATGGCGGCATCGCGGCGGCCGTGGCCCGCGTGCGTGCGGCGCTGGCCAAACCAGGGGTCCTGCCGCCGGGAGTCCGCTACGAACTCGACGGCCTGTACAAACAGCAGCAGGTGGCGTTCGCCGGCCTGCGCAACGTCTTCGCCGCCGCGCTCGCCGCCGAATTCATCCTGCTGATGTTCCTCTATCGGCGGATCGGGGTCGCGTTGCTGGTGATGGCCACGTCGCTGATCTCCGCCTGCGGCGTGTTCTTTGCGCTGTGGATCGCAGGGGTGGACCTGAACATCACGGCGATGATGGGCCTGGTAATGGTGCTCGGCATCGGTACGGAGATGGCGATCTTCCTGGTCTCCGAATACATGGCCGTGGGCGTGCGCTGGGGCTGGCGCTCGGCCATGCGCCGCGCGGTACGCAATCGCCTGCGTCCGATCACGATGACCACGCTGGCGGCGATCCTGACGCTGCTGCCCCTGGCGCTTGCGCTGGGCCAGGGTGCCGACATGCAGCAGCCGCTGGCCGTGGCTATCGTGGCGGGATTGCTCGTGCAGTTCCCGATGGTGCTGGTGGTCTTGCCGGTGGCGCTGCGCCTGCTCGATGGCCCGCGGCGGCCGACGCCCGGCTAGCGGGCGTTGCGCTGCTTGAGCACGTGCGAGGCGACCCGGTGCGCCGAGGTGGCCGCATCGTCGTCACCGGTCCACACCGCGGCATTGGCGCCGCCATACGGTGCGTAACGTTTCGGATCGGTGCGCGCGAACAGGCCGATCGTGTGCGCACGGGTGGCCGCGGCGAGATGCATCACGCCGCAGTCGGCGCTGACGTAAAGCCCCGCGGCGTCGATGAAGGCGGCGAGCTTGCGCGGATCGCTGGTGAAGAAGGTCGGGTAGCGGTTGCCCACCCGCGACACGCCGTCGGCGGCAACCAGTTCGACGATGCGGAACTGGCCCGCGCTGCGTTCGAGCTCGGCAAGGAAGGTGGTCCACCAGGCTTCGTCGTAACGCTTCGCGCCGGTGGCGTTGGGGAAGATTGCCAGCACGGGGCCATGCGCGACGCTGCCGGCACCGAGCACGCGCTCGAGCTTCGCGCTGCCGCAGGCGCGTTCTGCGTCGGACAGGCGCAGGTCCATCGCCGGGACCGGTTCGGCGTCGTCGACGCCCAGCGCCCAACGCAGGGCGTGCACGGGACGAGCGGCGAAATGTGCCGGTGCGCCCTGGCGGGCGGCGTCGGCACTGAGATGGAAGCGGGAGCGCGCCATGGAAGCGACGAAGCGGCCCGACGACGAACCCGACGCCGCGTCGATCACCAGGTCGTAGCGCTTTTTACGCAGCGCACCGAGCAATTGCAGGGTCGCCAGCGGATGGCGCACCGCGCGCCGGTCGAGCACGTGCAGGTCACCGAGCGCGACGAAGCCGCCGTATACGCTGGAGGCTGCGGCACCCGCGCTGAGCACGTCGATTTCGGCACCGGGATAACGTCGCTCCAGTTCCACCATCAACGGCGTGGTCAGCACGGTGTTGCCCAGCCGATGGTTCGGCCGGCAGACGAGGATGCGCTGGATGCCCGCAACGGGAAGGGTGCCTTCACGCACTTCATTGGAGGATGGCGGGAGGAAGCGCCGTACCATCCAGCTCGCGAGCTGTCGCCGGAACGCTTGCAGCTTGCCGTGGCGGGGTGCCCGGGCCGGCGTGAGGGACACTGTGCGTGCGGGGGCGTGCGCGCTCGACATGATTCACCATGGTTCACCCGGACCGTCCGGGCGCTGGCGGTACGATGCATCGGCGACCTTAGTCGTTGCTGACGGCGGTGTGACGAAACGAAGTCCTGTTCATCGGGCCGTTCATCCAGGCATCCGGCTCAGCGCGGCATAAGGTAGCCCATGCCGCGGATCGTCTTGATGCTGTCCGGCCCCACCTTGCGGCGCACGCCATGCACCAGCACTTCCAGCGCGTTCGGGCTCACGTCCTTGTCGTGGCCGTAGACGAGTGTCTCGAGGATGTCACGATGCACGATGCGGCCGGCGCGTTGCATCAGCGCCTGCAGCAGGTCGAATTCGCGCGGGGTCATGTCGATGCGCGTGCCGAGCACCTGGACATCGAAGGTGTCGAGGTTGATCCGTACGCTTCCGGATTCGACCACGTGGTCGACATGGTCACGCGTGCGCCGGGCGACCGAGCGGATCCGCGCACCCAGTTCATCGAGGTGGAAGGGCTTGCCGAGGTAATCGTCGGCGCCCGCATCCAGGCCGCCGATCTTCGAGGCGATGTCGTCGCGAGCGGTCATGATGATGACCGGCAGCGTGACGCGTGCGGCACGCGCCTGGCGCAGTACGTCCATGCCGTCCATGTCGGGCAGGCCAAGGTCGACCAGCGCCACGCCGTCTTCCTGCTGTTTCAGGCGCGCAAGCGCCTGTGCCCCGGTGCGCTCCCAGGTCACCGCGTGGCCCATGTTTTCCAGCGCACGCATGATGGCCTGGCCCAGGGCGACATCGTCCTCGACGACAAGGATTTGCACGAGGAAAACCTCCGGGGATGGCGTGCGGCAGGCGGATTTTCCGCCGCACGCCTTAGCCCGCCCTTTCGCGGCCGGATGGCTCAGGAACGCTTGCGTGGTGCCTTCTGCGCGGGCGCCGCGTTAGCGCCGGCATCGATGATGCTGCGCGTCGCATGCAGCACTTCCCTGGACAGGGCGCCGTCATGCGTCGCGACCGCGCGTGCCACCGCGAGCGCACCGATCTGCGCGGCGAGGGTCGCAAGTGCAGCCTGCCGGCGATGGGCGGCAGGCAGTGCGGGATCGAGCGACGCCTCGATCAAGGCCACCTCCGTCGCAAACGCGCTGGCGAAGTTCTCGCTCATGGCGGGACCGTGGCGCGACGCTTCGCTGGCGGACGCGACCATCGGGCAACCTTCGCCTACGCGGTCGCGCGCGCGTTCCGAGAACAACGCGTCGAGGTAATCGCCGAACGATGGCTGGCGGCCCGCCGCCCAGGCCCCGATCGCCGCAAGGTTGCCAGCGAATCCTTCGGAGAACGCCGCCGCGGCCAGCGCGTCCTTCGAAGGGAAGTGGGCGTACAGGGCGCCGTGGGTCAGCCCGGCTTCCTTCGCCACCTCGGCGACGCCGACGCCGTCGACGCCCTTTTCACGAAACAGGCGGCTGGCCGCTTGCAGCAGCTTGCCGCGGTTTTCTTCGGCTTTTTCTTTCGAAACACGCACAGCTGAATTCCTTCCAAACGACGGCGGGATTATACGTTGCGATCGCCATCAAAATAATTATAGTTATGGTCGCAATCAAAAGCGAGTGCCGGTCCGGCCTCGCGCTTGCCTCGCTCGCACCTCAACCGATCAAGGAGATTACCGATGTCCAAGGTTTCCCACACGCTCGGCGCCGCCGCCCTCGCCATCGGGCTCGCGCTCGCCGGGCAGCGTGCCCACGCCGCCGATGCCGTTGCGAAAAGCAGCGCCCCGATCAGGAACGTGGTCCTCGTCCACGGCGCCTTCGCAGACGGGTCCGGCTGGCGTCCCGTGTATGACCTGCTGGTGAAGAAGGGCTACAAGGTCAGCATCGTGCAGGAGCCCGAGACCAGCCTGGAGGCGGATGTCGCCGCCACGCGTCGCGTCATCGACATGCAGGACGGGCCCGTGGTGCTGGTCGGGCATAGCTGGGGTGGCCAGGTCATCACCGATGCGGGTGCCGATCCCAAGGTGAAAGCTTTGGTGTACCTCGCCGCGCTGATGCCGGACGTGGGCGAGAGCACGGAAACCCTGGAGACCAAGCCGCAGTTCCCCGCGCCGAACAGCGACGTGAAGGCCACGGCCGATGGGTTCTACTACATGGACCCGGCGAAGTTCCACGAGAACTTCGCTGCCGATTCACCGGCCGAGCTCGCCGACTTCATGGCGGCGTCGCAGGTGCTGCTGTCGGTCAAGGCGTTCAAGACGCCGGCGAAGGCCGCGCCGTGGAAGACCAAGCCGACGTATGCCGTGGTCCCCACCGCGGACAAGACCATCAACCCCGACCTCGAGCGCTGGATGTACAAGCGCGCGAAGGCGAAGGTCACCGAAGTGCCGGGCTCGAGCCACACCGTGTTCCTCTCGCACCCGGACCTGGTGGTGTCGGTCATCGAACAGGCCGCGGGCCAGTGAGCCGCGGGGAGGACAGGGGCATGCGTTATCGCGTCCTGGGAGAACACACCGGCCTGCGCGTATCCGAGCTGGTGCTCGGCACGGGTAACTTCGGCACGCGCTGGGGCCATGGTGCGGAACCCGCCGAAGCACGGCGCATCTTCGATGCGTATGCCGACGCGGGCGGCAACTTCATCGATACGGCGGACACCTATCAATTCGGCGAATCCGAAGAGATCCTTGGCGAGCTCCTGCAAGGCCGTCGCGACGATTTCGTGCTTGCGACGAAATACACACAGGCAGGCGGGCAGGGTGCAGGCATCCTCGCGACCGGTAACAGCCGGCGTGCGATGGTGACCTCGGTCGAAGCGAGCCTGCGCCGGCTGCAGACCGACCGCATCGACCTGTATTGGGTGCATTTCCCCGACCAGGTGACGCCCGTCGAAGAAATCCTGCGTGGATTCGATGACCTGGCCCGTGCCGGCAAGATCCTCTACGCGGGGCTATCGGACTTTCCTGCGTGGCGCGTGGCGCGTGCGGTGACGCTGGCCGAAGTGCGCGGGTCGTTGCCGATCGCGGCATTGCAGGTCGAACACAGCCTCGTCGAACGCACCACCGAGCAGGAGCTTTTGCCCGCGGCCGCCGCGCTTGGGCTCGGTGTCGTCGCGTGGTCGCCGCTCGGCGGCGGCCTGCTCACCGGCAAGTACCGGCGTGGCGAAACCGGGCGCAAGGAAGGATTCGGCGGCCGCGTGTTCCAGGACGAAGACAGCAGCCAGCGCACGCGGATCGTCGATACCCTGCTGGCCATGGCCGACGAGACCGGCATCGCGCCCGGCGAATTGGCCATCGCCTGGGTGGCGGCGAAAGGCCCGCTGCCGATTATCGGGCCGCGTTCGGTGGCGCAACTGGATGGCAACCTGCGTGCGGCATCGGTGCGCTTGTCCGAAGCGCAGGTGGCCCGCCTCGACGAAGCCAGTGCATTGCCTCGCGTATTCCCGCACAGCCTCATCGAAGATCCGGCCAACCAGCAGGCCGCCACGGGTGGCCAGTGGGATGCGCTGGTGCGACCGAATACGCCGGTCGCGTGACCCCAGTCAGGCGAAGGGGATCATCGGGCGCGCGCGGGGGGCTGGAAAAGCCGCCCCGCCGCACCCATGACGCAACGATACCCGCCTGCTGAGGATCCCCATGACCGCTTACGTCGTATTTACCCGCCTTGCCACCAAGGACAAGGCCGAGATGGAAACTTACGCATCGATCGCCAAACAGGCGGGCGAAGGCCATCCGATCACCCGGCTGGCGTTCTACGGCCCGATCGAAACCCTGGAAGGGCCGGAGCTGGAAGGTTCGGTGATCCTCTCGTTCCCCACGGCCGACGAAGCACGCGCCTGGTACAACAGCCCGCTTTACCAGGAAGCCAGGACCCATCGCCTGAAGGGCGCCGACTACCACGTGTTCATCGCCGAAGGCATCTGATCGGCCCTGGCGTCCGGCACGGCGTTCGTGCCGGACGCGCTCCCGCGTGATCCGGTATGGTGGGGGCAGGACGCAGGGAGGCTCATGTGCGATGGCGCTGATACAGGGCGTTTTCTGGCTGGCGATGCTTGTGCCCGTGGCCATCGCCGAGCCGATCGGCGCGATCAGGCTACGTGCGGATGCGATCAACGACTCCCGGTCGCTGGAGCCCGCCGCGAAGGCGCGCGAGCTTTCCTCGCTGTATGCCAGGGATGTCCGGCCGTTGCAGCATGGCCTTGCCGACCGCGCGTCGCCCGAACTGCACGCGCTCTTTTACCTGGCGCAGCTCACCTTGTTCTATGCGAGGTTCGGCGGGGAAGTAAGCGCGGCAGACGCGTTCAGCGCGTCTCGCGACGACTATGCGGAACTCGAACGGCGACA
This window harbors:
- a CDS encoding response regulator, with the translated sequence MQILVVEDDVALGQAIMRALENMGHAVTWERTGAQALARLKQQEDGVALVDLGLPDMDGMDVLRQARAARVTLPVIIMTARDDIASKIGGLDAGADDYLGKPFHLDELGARIRSVARRTRDHVDHVVESGSVRINLDTFDVQVLGTRIDMTPREFDLLQALMQRAGRIVHRDILETLVYGHDKDVSPNALEVLVHGVRRKVGPDSIKTIRGMGYLMPR
- a CDS encoding TetR/AcrR family transcriptional regulator, which gives rise to MRVSKEKAEENRGKLLQAASRLFREKGVDGVGVAEVAKEAGLTHGALYAHFPSKDALAAAAFSEGFAGNLAAIGAWAAGRQPSFGDYLDALFSERARDRVGEGCPMVASASEASRHGPAMSENFASAFATEVALIEASLDPALPAAHRRQAALATLAAQIGALAVARAVATHDGALSREVLHATRSIIDAGANAAPAQKAPRKRS
- a CDS encoding alpha/beta hydrolase; this encodes MSKVSHTLGAAALAIGLALAGQRAHAADAVAKSSAPIRNVVLVHGAFADGSGWRPVYDLLVKKGYKVSIVQEPETSLEADVAATRRVIDMQDGPVVLVGHSWGGQVITDAGADPKVKALVYLAALMPDVGESTETLETKPQFPAPNSDVKATADGFYYMDPAKFHENFAADSPAELADFMAASQVLLSVKAFKTPAKAAPWKTKPTYAVVPTADKTINPDLERWMYKRAKAKVTEVPGSSHTVFLSHPDLVVSVIEQAAGQ
- a CDS encoding aldo/keto reductase, translating into MRYRVLGEHTGLRVSELVLGTGNFGTRWGHGAEPAEARRIFDAYADAGGNFIDTADTYQFGESEEILGELLQGRRDDFVLATKYTQAGGQGAGILATGNSRRAMVTSVEASLRRLQTDRIDLYWVHFPDQVTPVEEILRGFDDLARAGKILYAGLSDFPAWRVARAVTLAEVRGSLPIAALQVEHSLVERTTEQELLPAAAALGLGVVAWSPLGGGLLTGKYRRGETGRKEGFGGRVFQDEDSSQRTRIVDTLLAMADETGIAPGELAIAWVAAKGPLPIIGPRSVAQLDGNLRAASVRLSEAQVARLDEASALPRVFPHSLIEDPANQQAATGGQWDALVRPNTPVA
- a CDS encoding DUF1330 domain-containing protein, with translation MTAYVVFTRLATKDKAEMETYASIAKQAGEGHPITRLAFYGPIETLEGPELEGSVILSFPTADEARAWYNSPLYQEARTHRLKGADYHVFIAEGI